A part of Nocardioides sp. WS12 genomic DNA contains:
- a CDS encoding type II toxin-antitoxin system RelE/ParE family toxin — protein sequence MQYEDRKLEKVCTVEREMQRKRADIAAKLKLRIKALENADTVGDLKDDDPLGYWHELTADRPGHWAGKLSGNYRLVIRPEGDGETWEAVTVTVIEITDYHGN from the coding sequence GTGCAGTACGAGGACCGCAAGCTCGAGAAGGTGTGCACCGTCGAACGCGAGATGCAGCGCAAGAGGGCGGACATCGCCGCCAAGCTCAAACTTCGGATCAAGGCACTGGAAAACGCCGACACCGTCGGCGACTTGAAGGACGATGACCCACTTGGCTACTGGCACGAACTCACTGCCGATCGACCAGGGCATTGGGCCGGCAAGTTGAGTGGCAACTACCGACTGGTGATCCGCCCCGAGGGAGACGGTGAGACTTGGGAGGCTGTGACCGTGACCGTCATCGAGATCACCGACTACCACGGTAACTAG